In Rhinolophus ferrumequinum isolate MPI-CBG mRhiFer1 chromosome 3, mRhiFer1_v1.p, whole genome shotgun sequence, the DNA window AGTGCATGTAGTGACGGTCAGGCCCAGCAAGCTGGGCTTCAGCTGATGAAGTGCTGGTCTCACTCAAGTTTCCAGAATGAGCTGTTTGCAAGGGTGGACCAGCGCACCGGCCTCACCCACGCCAGCTGAAACCTTCATTGGATGCAAATGTGAACTTGCCATCACTGAGCCCAGCACAGCCATGACGCAGACTTGGGTGTTCCCAGAAGGTTGCAGTCTTACTTGCGAAAGAACTCAGAGTGTGTAAAGCCTGTGTCGGGGAAGGGGTGGGGACGTGTTCCAGAACTCAAACCAGCCTGATTGAGCCCTTTCAGTGCAGTGGGATACACAATACCCCTTttaccctctccccaccccatgagGAATAATGAACTTGGCTGGGACGATTTCATAAGTGCAGCTGATCCCATGTCAGTTCTGTGTATGTGGAGGACCCGCAATAGGAGGCGGAGGTGTTCTCCAGGATAACCAGCTTTAGGTTCTCAGGCATTAAGGGGAATACTGGAAAGGGCTTGGGGTTACAGGGCAAATCTCCTCAAAAAGTGAAGCCAACTGGGTCTCCTCTTCGGCAGTCCAGGGCACAGACGTGTGCAGTCTGTCCTCCCGGACCGGAGGAGAGTATGTACAGCAATGCGCACCAGTGAGCAGGAGCCCCCAGGACCCAAGCAGGTGGGAAGGGGGCCAGCTCCTCCTCGGCTGGGGAAGGGAATGGGCCTCACAGAAGCCATAACGGTGGAAGGAGCAAGGCTGCAGTCCACAGGGGTGTGGGTGGCGCAGGCAGCTGGTCCCTAGGGCAGGGGGGGCCCATTGACACCCGGGTGGTAGAAGGCACAGTTGTTCTCATAGCGGCAGTTGCCCTTCATCATGAAGTGTCGGCAAACAGGGCGGTTCGACATGTCTGTGGAAACGAAGGTGGAATGGTCAGACAGGAAGTGGCTAAGAGGTCAATGCCAGCCGCACCCATTCCCAAGTCCATGGCAGCTTGAGAACTGTCCTTCAGAGAGACATAGTCTTAGGGATTTGGGGACGGATCAAAGGGTAGGAACAGCCATGCATGCTGTGAACAGGTCACCTCATGTTCTGCCTGGCATAGCGAGTGGAAGTGACACTCCCCAGAAACGTGTAAGGACAACACAAGCCACGTGGGGGCAGGGACCATCCTCACCTCCTGCGTGGCTATGGCCTCCATCGTGCCCTCGGTGGCCCCCTCCTCCGTGGCCAGGGCCGTCATGGCCACGGTGTTCATGAGGCGGTGGCCCTCGATGGTCATGGCCTCGGTGACCAGGGACGTCATGAGGCCGGTGGCCATGGGGGCCCCCATGTCCAGGACCTTCATGGGGGCGATGTCCACTGCCTCCACCCATGCCACTGCTGGGGCCTTCGTGAGGACGATGGCCACTGCCACCGCCCATGCCACCACCAGGACCTTCGTGGGGACGATGGCCCCCTCCCATGCTACCGCCAGGGCCTTCATGGGGGCGATGTCCACTGCCGCTGCTCATGCCCCCACCAGGGCCTTCGTGGGGACGATGCCCACCACCTCCAACCATGCCCCCACCAGGGCCCCCTCGTCCATTTGGGGGTCCTCCTCCAGTGCGACCTCCTCTGGCCCCTcgaaatggaggaggaggaggtggcggTTCGTTTCCTCCTCGGCTACCACGACCTCTATGGTATGGTCCAGGACCTGGTCCTGGACCCCCCCTCATCGGGCCACCCCGCATGGGGTCACCAGGGCCATCCCAGAAGGGATCACCCCcccggggagggggtgggggccccAGGAGACGTGGACCCACTGGCCCACCGGGGCCCCCAGGGCCTCCATGGGGACCTgttggggaaagaaagggagacagTATTAGCTACCTGCTACACTCAGGAGCTGCCATCTCCCACCCTCAACCACCTCCTATCTTTTGGTCACTCCTATATTATTACCACGCCAACTTCACTCACCACCTACCTGGCATAGGTCCCCCAGGGCCAGGGGGGAAGTGCTGCATGCCCTTAGggcccccagggcctcctggtGGGAAACCATTGGCTATTGGACCAGGGCCTAAGAGTCCATGTGGCACTGTTAATGAAAACAGGAGTCAGTCAGCAAGAGGATTCTAGAAGAGTGACCTGCCTTCTCACACAGGTATGCCCAACTGACCCTCAAAGACCATCCTGGCAGAGCAATGCTCTCTCGGTCTAGCCAAGTCTGGCCCTCCCAACTCTGGCCACTGAGCGGCAGTACCCCTGCTTTCCCCAACTCCACTGCAggcttcccccaacccccacccctgggcTGGCCCTGATGTTTACCTAGCATCTGCTTGATCTTGTCTGAATAGTCTGGTTGCTTCAGCAGCTCCTCTGAGGGATGACTATTTGGGCTACCCTGTGAGGCAAGGTCAATGGGGGGCCAGGTCAACAGAGAGCAACGTTAACCAgcagcagagaaagggagagccATAGGGGAGGTAAGTGGGAAGACGAGGCCAACTGGGGTCAAGAGAAGTGAAGCCCCTGAGAAagtggaaagaggaaggagggctCGTACCATGATGGAGGTGAGGATCTCCTGGACATtgatgccacctcctccaggacccTGGGGGCTCTTGCCAGCACCCATGCTGCCCATAAGATTGGCCAGAACAGGAGGCAACTTAGAGCCACCTGTCCCATCAGGTGAGCCACCGGCCTCTCCAGGCTCCAGGGTCTCAACATACGGGGTCTCATCCATGGAACACTCCTGAAAGCAGAACAGAACAGAGGACTGACTACAGCATGAACTGAGTCTCACATGAAAGCTGCACCCACATCGGTCACCCTGGCCCCGATCACCACATCACACTCACGCACCTCATCTAGGGGGATGAGCTTCGGGGGTATAGGTTCGTAGGGCTCAGGATCAGGCTCGTGAGGACTATCAGCAATGCCCAGGTgatgaaaaacagaacaagagTCAAATGATTTATTCAGGCCCTCAAATTTCTCCTAACCCCCACCCTCTATTACCCCAGGGCGTGCTGCCCTCAGGGGTCCTAGTACTCAGCACCCCAGGGCATGGACCCGTACCGCTCACCTTTCCTTGTTCAGGAAGAGCTCCTGAAGGATTCCTTTCTCCCGCTCCGCCTGGATGTATCGCTCCTGGCTGTTGCTTCCAGGGCTGACAAGAGGAGAGGGCAGAACCAGGGGCCGGGGGCACACCCAGGGCACCTTCTCCTCCATGTTGTCGTGGCTCAGACGCCGGGCTGTCTCGAACGCATGTCGGTCTGACAGAATCTCTCGCTTAGCTGCCTCCCCAAAGTCCTTGATCTTATTCACATTTACTACCGGCAAGGAGGAAAAAAGCAAGAGGGAACAACGTAAGCACAACCATGTCCTTTTTAAATACTCTCCACCCACCTATT includes these proteins:
- the PPP1R10 gene encoding serine/threonine-protein phosphatase 1 regulatory subunit 10; its protein translation is MGSGPIDPKELLKGLDSFLNRDGEVKSVDGISKIFSLMKEARKMVSRCTYLNILLQTRSPEILVKFIDVGGYKLLNNWLTYSKTTNNIPLLQQILLTLQHLPLTVDHLKQNNTAKLVKQLSKSSEDEELRKLASVLVSDWMAVIRSQSSTQPAEKDKKKRKEEGKGRTTPPERPLTEVKAEPRAEEAPEKKKEKPKSLRTTAPSHAKFRSTGLELETPSLVPVKKNASAVVVSDKYNLKPIPLKRQSSAAAPGDVVPPAEKKYKPLNTTPNATKEIKVKIIPPQPMEGLGFLDALNSAPVPGIKIKKKKKVLSPTAAKPSPFEGKTSTEPSTAKPSSPEPAPPEVMDTERPGTPVPPVEVPELMDTASLEPGALDAKPVESPGDPSQLTRKGRKRKTVTWPEEGKLREYFYFELDETERVNVNKIKDFGEAAKREILSDRHAFETARRLSHDNMEEKVPWVCPRPLVLPSPLVSPGSNSQERYIQAEREKGILQELFLNKESPHEPDPEPYEPIPPKLIPLDEECSMDETPYVETLEPGEAGGSPDGTGGSKLPPVLANLMGSMGAGKSPQGPGGGGINVQEILTSIMGSPNSHPSEELLKQPDYSDKIKQMLVPHGLLGPGPIANGFPPGGPGGPKGMQHFPPGPGGPMPGPHGGPGGPGGPVGPRLLGPPPPPRGGDPFWDGPGDPMRGGPMRGGPGPGPGPYHRGRGSRGGNEPPPPPPPFRGARGGRTGGGPPNGRGGPGGGMVGGGGHRPHEGPGGGMSSGSGHRPHEGPGGSMGGGHRPHEGPGGGMGGGSGHRPHEGPSSGMGGGSGHRPHEGPGHGGPHGHRPHDVPGHRGHDHRGPPPHEHRGHDGPGHGGGGHRGHDGGHSHAGDMSNRPVCRHFMMKGNCRYENNCAFYHPGVNGPPLP